Within Stella humosa, the genomic segment GACCGAGTCCGCGGCGACTTTATGGCGGCCCGGGGTCGGCGGCGGGGCTGCGTCGGGCAGGCGGAAGCGCGCGCGATAGGCCCGCGGCCCGATGCCGAGCCGGCCGCTGAAATGGTGGCGCAGGGTGGCCGCCGCGCCGAAGCCGCATTCGGTCGCGACCTGCTCCACCGACAGGCCGGTTTCCTCCAGCAGCGTGCGGGCATGGGCCAGCCGCTCGGCCACCAGCCAGTCGCCCGGCGTCATCCCCGTCGCCTCGGCGAAGCGGCGCAGGAAGGTGCGCTCGCTCATCCCCGCCTCGACCGCAAGCTGCGGCACCGACAGCGGCTGGGCCAAGCGGCGGCGCAGGGCATCGAGCAGGCCCGCCAGACGCTGCCCCTCATGCCGCGGCACCGGCCGCTCGACATACTGGGCCTGGCCGCCCTCGCGGTGCGGCGGCAGGACGAGCCGGCGGGCCACCTGATTGGCCGCGCGGGACCCGTGGTCGCGGCGGACGATATGGACGCAGAGGTCGATGCCGGCGGCACTGCCGGCCGCCGTCAGCAGGTCGCCCTCGTCGACATAGAGGACGTCCGGCTCGATGCGGATGGCCGGATGCAGTTCGGCCAGGACCGGCAGGTAGCGCCAGTGCGTGGTCGCCCGCCGGCCGTCGAGCAGCCCCGTCGCCGCCAGCACGAAGACGCCGGAACAGAGCGACACCAGCCGGGCGCCGTTCGCATGGGCCGCGCGCAGGGCATCGACGAGGGCGGCGGCGGCCGTTCGCGGGCACCGCGCCAGCCTGGGACGATGACCGTGCCGGCCTGGGCCAGCGGCTCCAGCCCGCAATCGGCTTCGACCCGGATGCCGCCGACGGCGCGGATCGGCCCGGGTTCCGCCGCGCAAACCTGGAAGCGATACCAGCCATCGCCCATCTCGGGCCGCGGCAGGCCGAACACCTCGACTGCGATGCCGAACTCGAAGGTGCAGAGGCCGTCATAGGCGACGACCGCGACATTGGGGTTGGCGGATGGCTTTGGCGACATGTTTGCGATAATCGGCGATCCTGCCAGTTTCCGGCAAGGGCGATCGGCGGCATCTTCCGCTTCAGGGCCGACGGATGGCCCCGCAGCGGAGGAACGAGACATGAGCGTGGTATCGGAAACGGCGGCGGCATCGGCCGCGGACGCGGTTGCCCATTTCAGCCGCAAGCTGTCGGTCGAGACCGACTGCTGGGACGTCCATGCGTCGATGCGGGACGGCGCGGCGGATTTCGTGCTGCTGGACGTGCGCACGGCGGCCCTCTACGCGGCCAGCCATGTGCCGGGTGCCACCAACCTGCCCCATCGCGAGATCGACCAGGCCCGCATGGCCGCATGGCCGGCCGAGACGCTGTTCGTCGTCTATTGCGCGGGGCCCCACTGCAACGGCGCGGACAAAGCGGCCTTGCGCCTGGCCCGCCTTGGCCGGCCGGTCAAGATCATGATCGGCGGGATGACCGGGTGGGTGGATGACGGTCTGAAGCTCGATCGCCTATGACGGCTGCCCGCGGCTGCGGCGGCGCGCCAGCAGCAGGGCCAGGATCGCGGTCGCGGGCAAGGTCGCGAAGATGAGGAAGACGATGTCGTAGCGCCCGGTCACCTCCACCAGGATGGAGAAGGCGGCCGGGCCGGCGGCATAGCCGATGAAGGTGAAGAAGCTCGAGGCCGAGGTCGTCTCACCCACCTTGCCTGCCGGCGCGATGCGCGCGACCTCTGCCAGGTAGACGCCGTTCCAGCTCACCGCCGAGATGCCGGTCAGGGCGGCCGCCGCCAGGATCGTCCACCAGGCCAGCGTGGGCGACAGGCTGGCGGTCAGCACCAGCGCGCCGCAGCCGGTCGCCGCCAGCAGCATCAGCGTGCCGATCGCCGAGGTGCGGTCGGCCAGCCAGCCAGCCGAGATGCGGCCGACCGCGCCCGCCATCTGCAGGAAGCCGTAGGCGGTGCCCGCCGCCGTCACCGCGAAGCCGAGGTCGGCCGTGAAATAGGGCACGTAGAACGAGAAGAGACTGCCCTGGGCGCAGGCCAGGCAGAAGCCGGCATAGGTCAGGAGCGCCATGTTGCGCACCTGGCGGACGGTCCGGTAGGGCTGCACGAAGTTGGCGGGGTTGAAGATGTGGCCATAGGGCAGCCGGCGCAGGCCGGCATCCGAGCGTCCTGCGTCGAACC encodes:
- a CDS encoding MFS transporter; amino-acid sequence: MSQNSWVGALGATFSIQVSISFLSSAIAVCAPMITAAAGVPVERIGYVSALSTVASMWYLMSCGPLLGQFGPLRLLQVGLSLAAVSMLLVTVGTWPAVLASAIFFGLGYGPVPPASSDILARHTPSERRGLAFSLKQSGVPVGQAIGGFVIPVVAVALDWRWALALSAGLALAIVLSIQPLRGRFDAGRSDAGLRRLPYGHIFNPANFVQPYRTVRQVRNMALLTYAGFCLACAQGSLFSFYVPYFTADLGFAVTAAGTAYGFLQMAGAVGRISAGWLADRTSAIGTLMLLAATGCGALVLTASLSPTLAWWTILAAAALTGISAVSWNGVYLAEVARIAPAGKVGETTSASSFFTFIGYAAGPAAFSILVEVTGRYDIVFLIFATLPATAILALLLARRRSRGQPS
- a CDS encoding rhodanese-like domain-containing protein, whose product is MSVVSETAAASAADAVAHFSRKLSVETDCWDVHASMRDGAADFVLLDVRTAALYAASHVPGATNLPHREIDQARMAAWPAETLFVVYCAGPHCNGADKAALRLARLGRPVKIMIGGMTGWVDDGLKLDRL
- a CDS encoding helix-turn-helix domain-containing protein, with protein sequence MSLCSGVFVLAATGLLDGRRATTHWRYLPVLAELHPAIRIEPDVLYVDEGDLLTAAGSAAGIDLCVHIVRRDHGSRAANQVARRLVLPPHREGGQAQYVERPVPRHEGQRLAGLLDALRRRLAQPLSVPQLAVEAGMSERTFLRRFAEATGMTPGDWLVAERLAHARTLLEETGLSVEQVATECGFGAAATLRHHFSGRLGIGPRAYRARFRLPDAAPPPTPGRHKVAADSVE